The genomic stretch TCAGCGCTAAATCCTCAGTCGACGACAATGGGGGGTGCCTTAACGTCAATGTCTGTGGTAGCACCTGCTTGTCTATTGGTTGATCCTCCATGTGTTGTAGTTGGTACTACTAGTTCATCTCGCCGTGTTCCTGATTTTGCAGTTGAGTCTGAACCGGATCGAGTTGAAAATGCGATGCGAGATGATGATTCAGACGATGAGCCAGTCGACATTGTTGGGGATAGTGATGACGATACTTCGAGGAATCCAGCTATACCCCATGGACCATCGAGTTCCGGCACACTGCAACATCTACCATATTTGTTGACCTTAAAATTGGAAGCCATAGGCCAACAGCCAGGGGTCGATGCAACCTTTGGGGGTCAGGGATTGCATGATGCAACCGCTCTAACAGAATTTCAGATTGACCAATCTTCTCAAAGTAAGGAGGAAGCTGTGTTGAGCGTAAAGGATTACAGCATCCGGCGTGGAGTTGAGTACAAAGTGAAGAAGCCAGACCATCTTAAATACCATGGGAGATGCAAGGAGTTCGGTAAATGGTTCATGTGGATGATTCGTATCACACTCCGAAAAAGGAAGAACACTTAGGAAGTGCGGAGGTACAACAGACCGCACACGTGCTTGACCATATCGATATCAACCAATTACAAGCAGCTTGATTATCATGTCATATGTGCAAGGATCTTTAGTTGGTTAGAGCTGATGCATCAGTTACGATAAAGGTGTTGCAGGAAGCTACTAAGGCGACCTATGGATTCAGACCTAGTTTAGGAAGGTCTGGATGgcgaagaagaagacagtagcaCAGATCTACGGCGACTGGGAGGAGCCTTATGGCGAGTTGCCCCGTTGGATCCTTGGGGTGACATCCACCATGGAGGGTACCATTGCTCTGTTGAAGACCTCTCCGATTTAGAGTTGGTGATCAAGTTGATGAATCAATTGTCTACTTTCATCATCTTTTCTGGACATTTTCTCCTTGTATTGAGGCTTTTCTACACTGGAAACCGCTAGTCAGCATCAATAGTAATCACTTGTATGGTAAGTATAGAGGGACTTTGCTGCTGGCGATTGTTCAAGACAGAAACTCAAATATCTTATCCATTGCGTTTGCACTTGTAGAAggatggtgcgcgaaattgtggtcactacaacttcacacaactaaccagcaagtgcactgggtcgtccaagtaataccttacgtgagtaagggtcgatcccacggagattgttggtatgaagcaagctatggtcaccttgtaaatctcagtcaggcagactcaaatgtataatggtgatgaacgaaaataacataaagataaagatagagatacttatgtatatcattggtgtaagagcttcagacaagcatatgaagatgccttcccttccgtctctctgctttcctactgtcttcatccaatccttcttactcctttccatggcaagctcgtgtagggtttcactgttgtcagcagctacctcccatccgcgcagtaaaagctaatgcacgcactctgtcacagtgctgccaatcaccggtttggttccctcccctaccggaatagaatcactcttttgcgtctgtcactaacgcccagtaggttacaggtttgaagcatgtcacagtcattcaatcattgaatcctactcagaataccacagacaaggtttagacctttcggattctcttgaatgctgccatcaggtcctgcctataccacgaagactctgatctcacggaatggctggctcgtttgtcaggcgagcactcggttgtcaggcgatcaaccatgcatcgtgcaatcaggaatccaagagacattcactaagcctcagatgcttgtagaacaaaaatggttgtcagtcaccttgttcatgggagagaatggtgatgggcgtcaatcatcaccttcatcatgttgaagaacaagtgatatcttggacaaagaacaagcggaattgaatggaagaacaatagtaattgcattaatactcgaggtacagcagagctccacaccttaatccatggtgtgtagaaactccaccgttgaaaatatataagaacaaggtctaggcatggccgtgaggccagcctcccaatgatctaagaactagatgtccaaagatgaaaatacaatagtaaaaggttctatatatagaaaactagtagcctaaggtgtacaaaggtgagtaaatgacataaaaatccacttccgggcccacttggtgtgtgcttgggctgagcaatgaagtaattttcgtgtagagactcttcttggcgtttaactcccattttggtgccagtttgggcgtttaactcccgtttaggtgccagttccggcgtttaacgctgggaattctgagggtgactttgaacgccggtttgggccatcaaatcttgggcaaagtatggactatcatatattgctggaaagcccaggatgtctactttccaacgccgttgagagcgcgcaaattgggcttttgtagctccagaaaatccacttcgagtgcagggaggtcagaatccaacagcatctgcagtccttttgagtctctggatcagatttttgctcagatccctcaatttcagccagaaaatacctgaaatcacagaaaaacacacaaactcatagtaaagtccagaaaagtgaattttaactaaaaactaataaaaatataataaaaactcaactaaaactaccaaaaacatactaaaaacaatgccaaaaagcgtacaaattatccgctcatcacaacaccaaacttaaattgttgcttgtcctcaagcaactgaaaatcaaataagataaaaagaagagaatatactatagactccaaattatcaatgaaacatagctccaaattagatgagcgggactagtagctttttgcctccaaacagttttggcatctcactttatcctctgaggttcagaatgattggcttctttaggaacttagaatccagatagtgttattgattctcttagttaagtatgatgattcttgaacacagctacttattgagtcttggccgtggcccaaagcactctgtcttccagtattaccaccggatacatacatgccacagacacataattgggtgaaccttttcagattgtgactcagctttgctaaagtccccaattagaggtgtccagggttcttaagcacactctttttgccttggatcacaactttatttctttctttttcttttctttttctttctcctctttttttttcgtttttctgcttcttttttttttttgtattcactgctttttcttgcttcaagaatcatttttatgatttttcagatcctcagtaacatgtctcctttttcatcattctttcaagagccaacaattttaacattcatgaaccacaaattcaaaagacatatgcactgtttaagcatacattcagaaaacaaaagcattgccaccacatcaaactaattaagctagttttaaagatgaatttgaaatcctgtacttcttgttcttttgtgataaaaacagtttttcatttaagaaaggtgatggattcatattcatagctttaaggcatagacactaagacactaatgatcataagacacaaacatggataaacataagcataaaaattcgaaaaacagaagaataaagaacaaggaaatcaaggaacgggtccaccttagtgatggcggctcttccttcctcttgaaggtcctatggagtgcttgagctcctcaatgtctcttccttgtctttgttgctcctctctcatgattctttaatcttctctaatttcatggaggaggatggctgttcttggtgctccacccttagttgtcccatgttggagctcaactctcctagggaggtgtttagttgctcccaaatagtcttgtggaggaaagtgcatcccttgaggtatctcagggatctcatgatgagaggggtctcttgtttgctccatctttctcttggtgatgggcttgaggtcatgccttctcagttgaaccggctttggatgccataaatggttatggaaaaacaaaaagcaatgcttttaccacaccaaacttaaaaggtttgctcgtcctcgagcaaaagaagaaagaagagagtagaagaagaagaaatggaggagagggagatggctttgtggttcggccagaaggggaagaagtagtggtttatgaaggatgaatgtgagtggtgaagagaaagagatattgaggtgattggtgaatgggtgaagaagaagagagagagtggtggggttggtggggatcctgtggggtccacagatcctgaggtgtcaagaaaaagtcatccctgcaccaaatggcatcaaaatccacgttttgagccatttctggtgttaaacgccgggctggtgcccattcctggcgtttaacgccaggttgttgcccttttctggcgtttaacgccagtctggtgcccctttctggcgttaaacgcccagaatggtgccagactgggcgttaaacgcccaactgctaggcttactggcgtttacacgccagcagcttcttcctccagggtgtgctgtttttcttcctgtttttcattctgtttttgcttttttcattgtttttgtgacttcttatgatcatcaacctacaaaaaagataaaataacaaaagaaaatagttaactataaaacattgggttgcctcccaacaagcgcttctttaatgtcattagcttgacggaggactctcatggagcctcagaaatgctcagaaccgtgttggaacctcccaacaccaaacttagagtttgaatgtgggggttcaacaccaaacttagagtttggttgtggcctcccaacaccaaacttagagtttgactgtgggggctctgcttggctctgttttgagagaagctcttcatgcttcctctccatgatgatagagggatatccttgggccttaaacaccaaggattctccattcacttgaatgatcaactctcttctatcaacatcaatcacagcctttgctgtggctaggaagggtctgccaaggatgatggattcatccatgcacttcccagtctctaggactatgaaatcagtagggatgtaatggtcttcaatcttcaccaaaacattctctacaagtccatgagcttgttttcttgaattgtctgccatctctaatgagattcttgcagcttgcacctcaaagatccctaatttctccattacagagaggggcatgaggtttacacttgaccctaagtcacacaaggccttcttgaaggtcatggtgcctatggtacaaggtatagaaaacttcccagaatcttgcctcttttgaggcagtttctgcctagacaagtcatccagttctttggtgagcaagggaggttcatcctcccaagtctcatttccaaataacttgtcatttagcttcatgattgctccaaggtatttagcaacttgctcttcagtgacatactcatcctcttcagaggaagaatactcatcagagctcatgaatggcagaagtaagtccaatggaatctctatggtctcattttgagcctcagattcccattggaactcagaggagattggtacacgcccactgatgtcttcctcagtggcgtcctcctcctctctttcctctccacattcggccatggttatggctttgcactccccttttggattttcttctgtattacttgggagagtactaggagggagttcagtaattctcttgctcagctgacccacttgtccttccaaatttctgatggaggaccttgtttcattcatgaaactttgagtggtctttattagatcagagaccattgttgctaagtcagaagtattctgcttagaactctctgtctgttgctgagaagatgatggaaaaggcttgccattgctaaacctgtttcttccaccattattattattgaaaccttgttgaggtctctcttgattcttccatgagaaatttgggtgatttctccatgaagaattataggtgtttccatagggttctcctaggtaattcacctcttccattgaagggttctcaggatcataagcttcttcctcagatgaagcttccttagtactgccaggtgcattttgcattccagacagactttgagaaatcaaattgacttgttgagtcaatattttattctgagccagtatggcattcagagtgtcaatctcaagaactcctttcttctgactagtcccattattcacaggattcctttcagaagtgtacatgaattggttatttgcaaccatttcaattagctcttgagcttctgcaggcgtcttcttcagatgaagagatcctccagcagagctatccaaagacatcttggatagttcagagagaccatcatagaaaatacctatgatgctccattcagaaagcatgtcagaaggacattttctgattaattgtttgtatctttcccaagcttcatagagggattctccatccttctgtctgaaggtttggacttccactctaagcttactccatctttgtggtggaaagaactttgccaagaaggcattgactagcttttcccaagagtccaggctttctttaggttgagagtccaaccatattctagctctgtctcttacagcaaaagggaatagcatcagtctatagacctcagggtctaccccattagtcttgactgtgtcacagatttgcaagaattcagctaagaactgatgaggatcttccattggaagtccatggaacttgcaattctgttgcattagagaaactaattgaggcttaagctcaaagttgtttgctccaatggcagggatagagatgcttctcccatagaagtcgggagtaggtgcagtaaagtcacccagcaccttccttgcattgttggcattgttgttgttttcggctgccatgggttcttcttccttgaagaattcggtcaggtcctcaacagagagttgtgccttagcttctcttagcattctcttcaaggtcctttcaggttcaaggtcagcttcaacaaaaatgcctttgtctctgctcctgctcatatgaaagagaagagaacaagaaaatgtggaatcctctatgtcaaagtatagagattcctttaggtgtcagaggaaaagaagagtagaagacagaagtagaaaattcaaacttatcaaagaagatggagttcgaattttgcattaaggaatagtgttagtccataaataaaaggatgtgagaagaaaggaagtgattttcgaaaattaagtagaagattttgaaaatatttttgaaaaacattacttaattttcgaaaatgaaagtgggaaagaaataaaatgatttttgaaaaagattttgaaattagaaatcaaaaagatttgattgaaaaccattttgaaaaagatgtgattaaaaagatttgattggtttaaaaaaatgtgattgagaaaatatgatttgaaaacaattttaaaagatatgatttgaaaacaatttgaaaagatatgattttaaaaattaatgacttgcctaacaagaaaagatatgattcaaacataaaaccttcctcaacagaaaaggcaaaaaatgttcaatcaaatcattaattgttagtaagtatctttgaaaaaggaaagaaattgattttgaaagcatttgattgaaaagatatgatttgaaaaagatttgattttgaaaaactttgaaaacttgaaaaaaattgatttgaaaacaaaatcttcccccttgtgccatcctggcgttaaacgcccagaatggtgcacattctggcgtttaacgcccaaactactacccttttgggcgttaaacgcccagccaggcaccctggctggcgtttaaacgccagtctgtcttcttcactgggcatttttgaatgcccagctttttctgtgtgattcctctgcagtatgttctgaatcttcaattctctgtattattgacttgaaaagacacaaattaaaaatatttttggatttttaataataaaaatgcaactaaaatcaaataacaatgcatgcaagacaccaaacttagcagtttgtataccactgacactaacaaaatgagaatgcatataacaaaacactcaagtcaatagaattcaaagatcaaaacaaggaaatcatcaagaacaacttgaggacacatgcatgaatgcaataagaacagaaacatgcaattgacactaaactt from Arachis stenosperma cultivar V10309 chromosome 9, arast.V10309.gnm1.PFL2, whole genome shotgun sequence encodes the following:
- the LOC130949177 gene encoding uncharacterized protein LOC130949177, translating into MDRDIVSIDTELVYFKQTQPKIPIAVVSSVVKYETFVIGSDKDIQVLFHCRRSFSEVRIPELFAKLEDGIDSSRTSALNPQSTTMGGALTSMSVVAPACLLVDPPCVVVGTTSSSRRVPDFAVESEPDRVENAMRDDDSDDEPVDIVGDSDDDTSRNPAIPHGPSSSGTLQHLPYLLTLKLEAIGQQPGVDATFGGQGLHDATALTEFQIDQSSQSKEEAVLSVKDYSIRRGVEYKVKKPDHLKYHGRCKEFGKWFMWMIRITLRKRKNT